The following are from one region of the Phormidium sp. PBR-2020 genome:
- a CDS encoding polysaccharide deacetylase family protein — protein sequence MKLIKVSPYLMRRRISLQPYPHLVAQIAIVILILLMGANRLDSLRPVTYAPKLLPLEVAPVEQTVSQHTDISLARLERLQETTQRQIERDRLPPDIYHSVPEPYRGQIVRSLPLAPGDRAIALTFDDGPSPYTAQILDILRDHDILASFFVLGRVLSTYPELLQRIVAEGHILGNHTWSHPYVVKSDALAYQEIEQTAELIYQYTRVRTQLFRPPGGYLNNALTPYAAAQNYAITMWSVDSSDYFLPRDGIIERVLNGIHPGAIVLFHDGGGPRHHTVAALPVIIKELRERGYEFVTVPELMERSQAAAAQASN from the coding sequence ATGAAATTGATAAAAGTTAGTCCCTATTTGATGCGTCGGCGGATCTCGCTTCAGCCTTATCCCCATCTGGTGGCTCAGATCGCCATTGTCATCCTCATCCTATTGATGGGAGCCAATCGCTTAGACTCACTACGTCCAGTGACCTATGCTCCCAAACTTCTCCCCTTAGAAGTTGCCCCCGTCGAACAGACCGTCAGCCAGCATACTGACATCTCTCTGGCCCGATTAGAGCGATTGCAAGAGACTACCCAACGGCAAATCGAACGCGATCGCCTTCCTCCCGACATTTACCATAGCGTTCCGGAGCCTTACCGAGGTCAGATTGTGCGATCGCTCCCCCTGGCCCCGGGCGATCGCGCCATTGCCCTAACCTTCGACGATGGTCCCTCTCCCTACACCGCCCAAATTCTCGATATTTTGCGCGACCATGACATACTCGCTAGCTTCTTCGTCCTCGGGCGAGTCCTCTCCACCTATCCCGAACTGTTGCAACGCATCGTGGCCGAAGGTCATATCTTAGGGAATCACACCTGGTCCCATCCCTACGTCGTCAAAAGTGACGCCTTGGCCTATCAAGAAATCGAGCAGACGGCAGAGTTAATCTATCAATACACCCGTGTGCGAACACAACTGTTTCGTCCCCCCGGCGGCTATCTCAACAATGCCCTAACCCCCTACGCCGCCGCCCAAAACTACGCCATTACCATGTGGTCCGTCGACAGTTCCGACTACTTTCTACCCCGTGACGGGATTATTGAGCGAGTTCTCAATGGCATTCATCCGGGGGCGATCGTTCTCTTTCATGATGGTGGAGGGCCTCGTCATCACACCGTCGCCGCCCTACCCGTGATTATCAAAGAACTGCGAGAACGAGGCTATGAATTTGTCACCGTCCCCGAGTTGATGGAACGCTCCCAAGCCGCCGCCGCTCAAGCCTCAAACTAA
- a CDS encoding SDR family oxidoreductase, translated as MYLVTGATGSVGKRIVRRLRDRDLPVRAFVRLSSNYAELEQRGAEIFIGDLAQERDIRKACRDVRYIISAHGSDSGKAQAIDYRANIDLMDFGQENRIEHFVYVSVLGTDRGYQDSPVFKAKREVENTLQKSDLNYTILRPSGFASNLLPLAERFRDTGIYFAIGDLKNRSSILSPDDLAEIAIQSPQQEAARNQIFAVGGPEILNREDIPKIFGQVFQKDPFVVNLPLTVLDGVRSAVGFLNPELQRSLGTLRILLANEFFCTSEEIHRLESVFDIQMESLESFLRRYLLNR; from the coding sequence ATGTATTTAGTCACTGGTGCAACCGGAAGTGTCGGCAAACGGATTGTACGGCGGTTACGCGATCGCGATCTGCCCGTGCGAGCGTTTGTGCGACTCTCGTCAAATTATGCGGAACTCGAACAACGGGGCGCAGAAATTTTTATCGGCGACTTGGCCCAGGAGCGAGATATCCGCAAAGCTTGTCGGGATGTCCGCTATATTATTAGCGCCCATGGCTCTGATAGTGGCAAAGCTCAAGCCATTGATTACCGAGCCAACATTGATTTAATGGATTTTGGCCAGGAAAACCGCATTGAGCATTTTGTCTATGTCTCAGTGTTAGGAACCGATCGCGGCTACCAAGATTCTCCCGTGTTTAAGGCGAAGCGTGAGGTCGAAAATACCTTACAGAAAAGTGATTTGAACTACACGATCCTACGGCCTTCCGGCTTTGCCTCCAATCTCTTGCCCTTGGCTGAACGCTTCCGAGATACGGGGATCTACTTTGCCATTGGCGATCTCAAAAATCGCTCCTCGATTCTCAGTCCCGATGATTTAGCCGAAATTGCCATCCAATCCCCTCAACAGGAGGCCGCCAGGAATCAAATTTTTGCTGTGGGTGGTCCAGAAATTCTCAATCGTGAGGATATTCCGAAAATCTTTGGTCAGGTTTTTCAGAAAGATCCCTTTGTGGTCAATCTTCCCTTAACAGTACTCGATGGGGTTCGGTCAGCGGTAGGATTTCTCAATCCTGAGTTGCAGCGATCGCTCGGAACCTTACGGATTCTCTTAGCTAACGAATTTTTCTGTACCTCCGAAGAAATTCACCGACTCGAATCGGTGTTTGATATCCAAATGGAGTCGTTAGAAAGCTTTTTAAGGCGCTATTTGCTGAATCGGTAA
- a CDS encoding A24 family peptidase, which yields MLIIVFALGASIGSFANVVIYRLPAGQSLLHPPSRCPHCGHGLGKGENIPVLGWLRLRGRCAHCHAPISPRYPIVEAVTGLLFLGIFWRYELSLTTLGYWLFLTGLLVLALIDWDTMTLPNPLTRLGVLSGLVYQTLQGWQGDSAIGALMQGIFGAVLGIWLIDAVRFLGSLAWGKEAMGAGDGKLLAAIGAWLGPGLMVISGFVGAFLGALIGGGAIALGILGRSQPMPFGPFLALGGAIAALWGPSLLNLYLEIFFPAGLL from the coding sequence ATGCTTATTATTGTATTTGCCTTAGGCGCGTCCATCGGTAGCTTTGCCAATGTGGTGATCTATCGGCTACCGGCCGGCCAATCCCTATTACATCCTCCCTCTCGTTGTCCCCATTGTGGTCATGGTTTGGGGAAGGGGGAAAATATCCCGGTGTTGGGTTGGTTACGGTTGCGAGGACGCTGCGCCCATTGCCATGCGCCCATTTCCCCCCGCTATCCCATCGTTGAGGCGGTGACGGGACTCTTGTTTTTGGGGATATTTTGGCGCTATGAGCTGTCTCTGACGACGTTAGGCTATTGGCTCTTTTTAACGGGCCTGTTGGTGTTGGCCCTGATTGATTGGGATACGATGACCCTTCCTAATCCCCTGACGCGCTTGGGGGTCTTGTCGGGGCTAGTCTATCAGACTCTACAAGGCTGGCAAGGGGACTCCGCGATCGGGGCACTCATGCAGGGAATTTTTGGGGCGGTGTTGGGGATTTGGTTAATTGATGCGGTGCGATTTTTAGGGTCCTTGGCTTGGGGAAAAGAAGCCATGGGAGCGGGAGATGGCAAATTACTGGCGGCCATTGGGGCTTGGTTAGGGCCTGGGTTAATGGTGATTTCTGGCTTTGTGGGGGCATTCCTGGGGGCACTGATTGGTGGGGGGGCGATCGCCCTGGGGATTTTGGGGCGATCGCAGCCGATGCCCTTTGGCCCCTTTCTCGCCCTCGGGGGGGCGATCGCCGCGCTCTGGGGGCCGAGCTTACTCAATCTCTACCTAGAGATATTTTTCCCCGCTGGTTTGCTTTAA
- the accD gene encoding acetyl-CoA carboxylase, carboxyltransferase subunit beta has protein sequence MSLFDWFADRRKLNSIGQKQQEREIAEGLWTKCESCGVLTYTKDLAANNMVCPECGHHGRIFSDERIQQLIDRGTWQPLNGQLRPTDPLGFYDRKAYRDRLTDYQHKTQLNDAVQTGFGDLDGLPIALGVMDFRFMGGSMGSVVGETLTRLIEQGTADERPVIIVCASGGARMQEGMLSLMQMAKISGALQRHRQSRLLYIPILTHPTTGGVTASFAMLGDIILAEPKATIGFAGRRVIEQTLRQKLPEDFQSAEDLLNHGFIDAIVPRPQLKGLLGQLIRLHHPSLKRAHHQVPQDHGSDAVALEISGSNEPS, from the coding sequence ATGTCTCTATTTGATTGGTTTGCCGACCGACGCAAGTTAAATTCTATCGGTCAGAAGCAGCAAGAACGAGAAATCGCCGAGGGGCTTTGGACAAAGTGCGAGTCCTGTGGTGTCTTAACCTATACGAAGGACTTGGCAGCCAACAACATGGTATGTCCCGAATGCGGTCATCATGGTCGCATTTTTAGTGATGAGCGTATTCAACAACTGATTGATCGTGGGACCTGGCAACCCCTCAATGGCCAGTTGCGCCCCACCGATCCCCTAGGATTCTACGATCGCAAGGCCTACCGCGATCGCCTCACAGATTACCAACATAAAACCCAACTCAACGATGCCGTACAAACCGGCTTTGGCGACCTCGATGGGTTGCCTATCGCTCTTGGAGTGATGGACTTCCGCTTTATGGGAGGAAGCATGGGATCGGTGGTGGGGGAAACGCTCACCCGTCTGATTGAGCAGGGAACCGCTGATGAGCGTCCGGTGATTATTGTCTGTGCCTCTGGAGGAGCGAGGATGCAGGAGGGAATGTTGAGCCTGATGCAGATGGCGAAGATTTCTGGGGCCTTACAGCGCCATCGTCAATCGCGATTGCTCTATATTCCCATTTTGACCCACCCCACCACCGGCGGCGTCACGGCCAGTTTTGCCATGTTAGGTGATATTATCCTGGCTGAGCCGAAAGCAACCATCGGCTTTGCCGGACGGCGGGTGATTGAGCAGACATTACGCCAGAAACTGCCAGAGGATTTTCAGTCCGCTGAAGATCTGCTCAACCATGGATTTATCGATGCTATTGTGCCCCGTCCCCAACTCAAAGGACTGTTAGGGCAATTAATTCGCTTGCATCATCCCTCCCTGAAACGGGCCCATCATCAGGTTCCTCAGGATCATGGGAGTGATGCCGTGGCCCTCGAAATTTCTGGGTCAAATGAGCCGTCCTAG
- the psbV gene encoding cytochrome c-550 produces MLKRFFWLAIAMVVLVWSFGNNSAMALELDAETRTVALNEQGETVTLSLEQATRGKRLFGDICAQCHPVGLTKTNPNVNLSSESLALATPRRDNVEALVDYMKNPTTFDGEFDISELHPATSSADIFPEMRNLTDDDLFNIAGHILIQPKLRGTQWGGGKVYN; encoded by the coding sequence ATGCTAAAAAGATTCTTTTGGCTTGCGATCGCTATGGTCGTCTTAGTTTGGAGCTTCGGGAATAACAGCGCCATGGCGTTGGAACTCGATGCCGAAACCCGCACCGTAGCCTTGAACGAACAGGGGGAAACCGTCACCTTATCCCTAGAACAAGCCACCCGTGGAAAACGCCTCTTTGGTGATATTTGCGCCCAGTGCCATCCCGTTGGACTGACCAAGACCAACCCGAACGTCAACCTAAGTTCCGAGAGTTTGGCCTTAGCAACCCCCCGTCGGGATAATGTTGAGGCGTTGGTGGATTATATGAAAAATCCCACCACCTTTGATGGTGAGTTTGATATTTCCGAGCTGCACCCGGCCACGTCCAGTGCAGACATTTTCCCTGAAATGAGAAATTTAACAGACGACGATTTGTTTAATATCGCTGGACATATTTTGATTCAGCCCAAACTCCGTGGAACCCAATGGGGCGGCGGTAAGGTTTATAACTAA
- the psbV2 gene encoding photosystem II cytochrome PsbV2 yields MAVQPTPSRGTWFKQTLSAIAILAVLLWGGAPSLAAGVNADVSRYLTPDGPTQVKLDAQGNQASYSGEALTRGRDIFMENCAYCHANGLTLPLPQVSLTLEDLAAATPPRDNINNFVTYLREPMTYDGSEPSYWCREVPESWLARPELEELAAFTLSAAEKVPGWGTLPSNR; encoded by the coding sequence ATGGCTGTTCAACCCACCCCATCCCGGGGAACTTGGTTTAAACAGACTCTGAGCGCGATCGCCATCCTGGCAGTTCTGCTTTGGGGAGGCGCTCCCTCGTTAGCCGCTGGGGTTAACGCCGATGTATCGCGCTATCTGACTCCAGATGGCCCGACTCAGGTCAAATTGGACGCTCAAGGAAACCAAGCCAGTTATTCCGGTGAAGCCCTAACCCGAGGCCGGGATATCTTCATGGAAAACTGCGCCTACTGTCATGCCAATGGTCTGACACTTCCTCTTCCCCAAGTCTCTCTGACCCTGGAAGACCTAGCCGCAGCCACCCCCCCACGAGATAATATCAACAACTTTGTGACCTATCTGCGCGAACCCATGACCTATGACGGGTCTGAACCCAGTTACTGGTGTCGAGAAGTTCCTGAGAGTTGGCTGGCCCGCCCCGAACTGGAGGAACTGGCCGCCTTTACCCTCAGTGCAGCAGAGAAAGTCCCGGGCTGGGGAACGCTTCCCTCTAATCGCTAA
- a CDS encoding lipopolysaccharide biosynthesis, translated as MAPSIVKRYIIAFGKYKFAGFAVFALAVGVSGLMGLEEPPPPSYNASGVMTLNQEPVTVSQAGPNIQEQGKQALNREFLLDDQVVEQVAEQVGVHPRQIRSAQLRTPGGDGPQLYAISYVDATPERAKQVVQLLMESSVEKSRMLNTSRLDVLIAALNERIPEVEADLREAEERLVQFDRIEGAALVLGRDGVLVGNIRGAQNRQDELQRQIEEVGTQMQSLEARLGLTVDEAYTSSALSRDPIVNNLRGQIHQIESQQALLSQTLRQDHPQVVELRRQLMGLERLLENRAQEVIGGDGIGQPLYDSRRVRTQSSLDPTRQEMANQLVGLQTQREMLLQNLVQSERLENELLAEFQNLPNLELERERLSQAVAIHKSLFNQLQARLIDAESARTETVSNLSIAQEPQVQEIREDAANIFMLVLIGGGAGLAAGAVLIFGLSALEGRFYTMEEVRGALEGRDLTVLGTIPHVDRFDTLDEEPFPVLLSPHSPYLDYYERLRSNLQRIEGKPPRIVLVTSPAAQEGKSFTAYNLAIAAARAGKRTLLVEADVRSPSQAESLKIALDPQRLTEPLRHYNGMNQNAHLVPDVPNLYVVSSPGPQRNAPAIIESSELRQLLMQARARFDFVVVDSPALSECNDTLALEPFTDGLLIVARPGVTRGGLLNEYAEMLEEAEDRVRVLGSVVNGAEVTVEIPYEESEDPAVEERLSYEAALYDQYLGHPEAEHPEAPAQTRTPS; from the coding sequence GTGGCACCCTCAATCGTCAAACGGTACATTATTGCCTTTGGGAAATATAAATTTGCCGGATTTGCCGTCTTCGCCCTAGCCGTCGGCGTGTCTGGACTCATGGGCCTAGAAGAACCCCCCCCACCGAGTTACAACGCCTCTGGGGTGATGACCCTTAATCAGGAACCCGTCACCGTGTCACAAGCGGGACCCAACATCCAAGAACAGGGAAAGCAAGCCCTCAATCGTGAGTTTCTCCTGGATGACCAAGTGGTTGAGCAGGTGGCGGAACAAGTGGGCGTGCATCCTCGCCAAATTCGCTCTGCCCAGTTGCGGACTCCCGGCGGTGATGGGCCGCAGTTATATGCCATTTCCTACGTTGATGCCACCCCAGAACGGGCCAAACAAGTGGTGCAACTTCTGATGGAGTCATCCGTTGAAAAAAGCCGGATGCTCAACACATCCCGCTTAGATGTACTGATTGCCGCGCTCAACGAGCGGATTCCTGAGGTTGAAGCCGATTTACGGGAAGCCGAAGAGCGGTTAGTCCAGTTCGATCGCATTGAGGGTGCAGCCCTAGTTTTGGGTCGTGACGGCGTTTTAGTCGGGAATATTCGTGGGGCCCAGAATCGACAGGACGAATTGCAACGGCAAATCGAGGAAGTCGGTACCCAGATGCAGAGTCTCGAAGCCCGCTTGGGACTAACGGTGGATGAAGCCTATACCTCGTCAGCCTTGAGTCGCGATCCCATTGTCAATAATCTACGGGGACAGATTCACCAGATTGAAAGTCAGCAGGCCCTCCTCAGCCAAACCCTCCGCCAGGATCATCCCCAGGTCGTTGAATTGCGTCGCCAACTGATGGGGTTAGAACGGTTGCTAGAAAACCGTGCGCAAGAAGTCATTGGAGGAGATGGCATTGGTCAACCCCTGTATGACAGTCGTCGAGTTCGGACCCAGAGTAGCCTCGATCCAACCCGGCAAGAAATGGCTAATCAGTTGGTCGGGTTGCAGACGCAGCGGGAGATGCTGCTGCAAAACCTAGTGCAATCGGAACGGCTAGAGAATGAGTTGCTGGCCGAGTTCCAAAATCTGCCCAATTTGGAGTTGGAACGAGAACGGCTCAGTCAAGCCGTGGCGATTCATAAATCCCTGTTTAACCAGTTACAGGCCCGGCTGATTGATGCGGAGTCAGCGCGGACGGAAACCGTCAGTAACCTCAGTATTGCTCAAGAACCCCAGGTTCAAGAAATCCGGGAAGATGCCGCCAATATCTTTATGTTGGTTCTCATTGGTGGTGGGGCCGGTTTGGCCGCTGGGGCGGTGTTAATCTTTGGCTTATCAGCTCTCGAAGGACGCTTCTACACCATGGAAGAAGTGCGTGGCGCCTTAGAAGGGCGAGATTTGACCGTGTTGGGGACGATTCCCCATGTCGATCGCTTCGATACCCTCGACGAGGAGCCATTCCCCGTCCTTTTGTCGCCTCATTCCCCCTACTTGGACTATTACGAGCGGCTGCGTAGCAACTTACAACGGATTGAGGGGAAACCGCCCCGGATTGTCCTGGTTACCAGTCCAGCCGCTCAGGAAGGTAAGTCCTTTACGGCCTATAACTTAGCCATCGCTGCTGCCCGTGCCGGAAAACGCACTCTGTTAGTCGAGGCCGATGTGCGATCGCCCTCCCAGGCAGAGTCCTTGAAAATTGCCCTCGATCCTCAACGTCTCACGGAACCGCTGAGGCACTACAACGGCATGAACCAGAATGCTCATCTGGTTCCCGATGTCCCGAACCTTTATGTGGTATCCAGTCCCGGCCCCCAACGCAACGCACCGGCCATCATTGAGTCGAGTGAACTGCGCCAGTTACTGATGCAGGCCCGGGCCCGCTTTGACTTTGTGGTGGTTGACTCCCCAGCTCTGAGTGAATGTAATGACACGTTGGCCCTTGAACCCTTTACCGATGGTCTGCTGATTGTGGCTCGGCCAGGGGTGACTCGGGGCGGACTCCTTAATGAATATGCAGAAATGCTTGAAGAGGCCGAAGACCGAGTGCGAGTTCTGGGTTCCGTGGTCAATGGGGCAGAAGTTACAGTAGAAATCCCCTATGAAGAGAGCGAAGATCCAGCCGTAGAAGAGCGGTTGAGTTACGAAGCTGCCCTCTATGATCAGTATCTCGGACATCCAGAGGCAGAACACCCAGAGGCCCCCGCCCAAACCCGCACTCCCTCCTAA
- a CDS encoding polysaccharide export protein, with the protein MFPSHFSHLPRWRSGTALLSGAVLVAIQLLPIQTAIAQTEDERRILEPTVPQSRLSPQWRQFETQRETEHLQMMDYLERWLRDRLDQFPASQQLPPGILQDSRRPPQQQIPIDSVAWDEYRLGIGDGISIVVQPPFQDLSTTAQLSFQGTIFVPLLGTINLEGLTVDEAAQFLEASLNEFVVNPDVQVILAQPRQSQITVTGEVDRPGFFPIAPNSPLVQALLTAGGVTMDADLRQVTVERQFHNGERITQSFDLHTPLILGQAIPDVRLRDGDVIRVPTRPREFDSDYDRDILQRTALVSTADRRISITITGEVVRPGYYDFGSRPTPEVDLALVAAQGTKTTADLRRILIRRRLPDGTAIEREVDLFTPLLEGRPLPQLGLEDGDVVIVPEIRPEDRENYDVELMTRTSLSQQRIVVRLISRPGNAAGRQDLPAGSRLADAVAGVPLNAARLGRVALIRFDEEVGEPVTEYYNVREAIMGNMEENPLLQDRDVIVVGRNLVAQLGNFLNTFTQPFRDVLGFLLFFDQLSRSADNLFGPTGDGNNQN; encoded by the coding sequence GTGTTTCCTTCCCACTTTTCCCATCTCCCCCGTTGGCGTTCAGGTACCGCCCTGCTCTCCGGGGCCGTACTGGTAGCCATCCAGCTCCTGCCCATTCAGACGGCGATCGCCCAAACTGAGGATGAGCGCCGCATCTTGGAGCCAACGGTGCCTCAAAGCCGCCTATCCCCCCAGTGGCGGCAATTTGAAACCCAGCGGGAAACCGAACATCTCCAAATGATGGACTACCTGGAGAGATGGCTGCGCGATCGCCTCGATCAATTTCCCGCCTCTCAACAACTTCCCCCCGGCATCCTCCAAGATTCCCGCCGTCCGCCTCAGCAGCAGATTCCCATTGATAGCGTCGCCTGGGATGAGTACCGCCTCGGCATCGGTGACGGCATATCCATTGTCGTGCAGCCCCCCTTTCAAGACCTCAGCACCACCGCCCAACTCTCCTTCCAAGGAACCATCTTTGTCCCCCTCTTAGGAACAATCAACCTAGAAGGACTCACCGTTGACGAAGCCGCCCAATTCCTAGAAGCCTCCCTCAATGAATTCGTCGTCAACCCTGACGTTCAGGTCATTCTAGCCCAACCCCGCCAATCCCAAATCACCGTCACCGGCGAAGTCGACCGCCCCGGTTTCTTCCCCATTGCACCCAACTCTCCCCTCGTGCAAGCCCTACTCACCGCTGGCGGCGTTACCATGGATGCCGACTTACGTCAAGTCACCGTCGAGCGACAGTTCCACAACGGCGAACGAATCACCCAAAGCTTCGATCTCCATACCCCCCTCATCCTCGGACAAGCCATCCCCGACGTGCGCCTCCGGGATGGGGATGTCATTCGCGTCCCCACCCGACCCCGAGAATTTGACTCCGACTACGATCGCGACATCCTGCAACGCACCGCCCTCGTCTCCACCGCTGATCGTCGTATTTCCATCACCATCACCGGCGAAGTGGTGCGTCCCGGCTACTATGATTTTGGCTCCCGTCCTACCCCAGAAGTGGACTTAGCCCTCGTCGCCGCCCAAGGCACCAAAACCACCGCCGACCTACGACGCATCCTGATTCGCCGCCGTCTCCCCGACGGAACCGCCATTGAACGGGAAGTCGATCTCTTTACCCCTCTTCTCGAAGGGCGACCCCTGCCCCAACTGGGACTCGAAGATGGAGATGTCGTCATCGTTCCAGAAATTCGCCCTGAAGACCGAGAGAACTACGACGTCGAACTCATGACTCGCACCAGCCTCTCCCAACAACGGATTGTCGTGCGCCTCATTAGCCGCCCCGGCAACGCCGCCGGACGGCAAGATCTACCGGCTGGCAGTCGTTTAGCCGATGCCGTCGCCGGAGTTCCCCTCAATGCCGCTCGCCTCGGCCGTGTGGCCCTAATCCGCTTTGACGAAGAAGTCGGTGAGCCTGTAACAGAATATTACAATGTGCGGGAAGCCATCATGGGTAACATGGAGGAGAACCCCTTACTCCAAGATCGAGATGTTATCGTAGTGGGGCGGAACCTCGTTGCTCAGTTGGGGAACTTTCTGAACACCTTCACCCAACCCTTCCGGGATGTTTTGGGCTTTCTCTTATTCTTTGACCAACTCTCTAGGAGCGCCGATAACCTTTTCGGCCCAACCGGTGACGGCAACAATCAGAACTAA